The Halogranum gelatinilyticum genome includes a window with the following:
- a CDS encoding 50S ribosomal protein L32e, with amino-acid sequence MADDIQELEDISGVGPSKADALRAAGYETVEDVKAASQSELAEVEGIGNALAARIKADVGGLEVKEEEETEAEVEDETEAEEEVEEDVETELRPRGHVDKTPNLDADTARALAQKHREGKPQFNRQDYHKKKRTPTSWRKPRGNLSKQRRGIKGKGPMVEAGYRTPKAARGLHPSGFEEVYVHNVDDLEGVDGDTQAVRIASKVGARKRERIEEVAEDEEIRVLNPTYVEVEVDE; translated from the coding sequence ATGGCCGACGACATTCAGGAACTCGAAGACATCAGCGGTGTCGGTCCGTCGAAGGCCGACGCACTCCGTGCGGCCGGTTACGAGACGGTCGAAGACGTAAAGGCCGCGAGCCAGTCGGAACTGGCGGAGGTCGAGGGCATCGGTAACGCCCTTGCCGCCCGTATCAAGGCCGACGTTGGCGGTCTCGAAGTCAAAGAAGAAGAGGAGACCGAGGCAGAGGTCGAAGACGAGACCGAAGCCGAGGAAGAAGTCGAAGAGGACGTCGAGACGGAGCTGCGCCCGCGCGGCCACGTCGACAAGACGCCCAACCTGGACGCGGACACGGCTCGCGCACTCGCACAGAAGCACCGCGAGGGCAAGCCGCAGTTCAACCGCCAGGACTACCACAAGAAGAAGCGCACCCCCACCTCGTGGCGCAAGCCCCGCGGCAACCTCTCGAAGCAGCGCCGTGGCATCAAGGGCAAGGGCCCGATGGTCGAGGCGGGCTACCGCACGCCGAAGGCCGCCCGCGGTCTGCACCCGAGCGGCTTCGAGGAAGTCTACGTGCACAACGTGGACGACCTCGAGGGTGTCGACGGCGACACCCAGGCCGTCCGCATCGCCAGCAAGGTGGGCGCTCGCAAGCGCGAGCGCATCGAAGAGGTCGCCGAGGACGAGGAGATTCGCGTCCTCAACCCGACCTACGTCGAAGTGGAGGTTGACGAATGA
- a CDS encoding 50S ribosomal protein L14 produces MEALKADVTQGLEKGSLITCADNTGARQLKVISVSGYSGTKNRHPKAGIADKVTVSVTKGTPEMRRQVLEAVVVRQRKPIRRPDGTRLKFEDNAAVIIDEMEEPRGTEIKGPIAREVAERFGSIASTATMIV; encoded by the coding sequence ATGGAAGCACTGAAGGCTGACGTCACGCAGGGCCTGGAGAAAGGCTCCCTCATCACGTGCGCAGACAACACCGGAGCCCGCCAGCTGAAGGTTATCAGCGTCTCGGGCTACTCCGGAACGAAGAATCGACACCCCAAAGCGGGAATCGCCGACAAGGTGACCGTCTCGGTCACCAAGGGCACGCCGGAGATGCGGCGTCAGGTGCTGGAGGCCGTCGTGGTCCGCCAGCGCAAGCCCATCCGGCGTCCCGACGGCACGCGCCTGAAGTTCGAGGACAATGCAGCCGTCATCATCGACGAGATGGAAGAGCCTCGCGGGACCGAAATCAAGGGTCCCATCGCGCGTGAAGTCGCAGAGCGCTTCGGGAGCATCGCCAGCACGGCAACCATGATCGTATAG
- a CDS encoding ribonuclease P protein component 1: protein MALTPETLLRHELNGLPVRVVDAANPDLVGIAGRVVVETMQTLHVDDGTRVRQVPKRGATLEFALTQGEPASVDTLSTDRTRTDEAAVGRKASGSTSKRESETAGVLPGQSGSTREGSPEVDEHPSSSHAGDCQDVVYVTVDGVRLLSRPANRTEVTGDSKWR from the coding sequence ATGGCACTGACACCCGAGACCCTGCTGCGACACGAACTCAACGGCCTCCCGGTGCGGGTCGTTGACGCCGCTAACCCCGACCTCGTCGGGATAGCCGGCCGTGTCGTCGTCGAGACGATGCAGACGCTGCACGTCGACGACGGGACTCGGGTGCGTCAGGTGCCGAAGCGAGGGGCGACCCTCGAATTCGCGCTCACCCAGGGTGAGCCAGCGTCCGTCGACACCCTATCGACGGACCGAACACGCACAGATGAAGCCGCTGTGGGCCGCAAGGCCTCAGGGTCCACGTCCAAACGGGAGTCGGAAACTGCCGGGGTATTACCCGGTCAGTCTGGTTCGACCCGAGAGGGCTCGCCGGAGGTCGACGAACACCCTAGTTCGTCGCACGCCGGTGACTGCCAGGACGTGGTCTACGTTACGGTGGATGGCGTACGACTGCTCTCACGACCCGCCAACCGCACCGAAGTCACAGGTGATTCGAAATGGCGTTAG
- a CDS encoding 50S ribosomal protein L6 yields the protein MNRVEIEIPEDVSAEVDHLDLTVEGPNGSVTRRLWFPAVTVSVEDDHVVIESDEEDAKTNATIGTFESHVTNMLHGVTDGWEYKMEVYYAHFPMQVKVEGDEVVISNFLGEKAPRRAQIRGDTQVQVDGEELSLTGPNKEDVGQTAADIEQLTRVSDKDTRVFQDGVYIVEKPTAGGA from the coding sequence ATGAACCGAGTCGAAATCGAAATCCCAGAAGACGTCTCGGCCGAGGTCGACCATCTCGACCTGACCGTGGAGGGACCGAACGGAAGCGTCACGCGACGCCTCTGGTTCCCCGCGGTGACTGTGAGCGTCGAAGACGACCACGTCGTCATCGAGTCCGACGAAGAGGACGCGAAGACGAACGCCACCATCGGTACGTTCGAGAGCCATGTGACGAACATGCTCCACGGCGTCACCGACGGGTGGGAGTACAAGATGGAAGTCTACTACGCTCACTTCCCGATGCAGGTCAAAGTCGAGGGCGACGAAGTCGTCATCTCGAACTTCCTCGGCGAGAAGGCGCCGCGACGCGCACAGATTCGCGGCGACACACAGGTACAGGTCGACGGTGAAGAGCTCTCCCTGACGGGCCCCAACAAGGAGGACGTCGGGCAGACTGCCGCCGACATCGAACAGCTGACGCGCGTCTCGGACAAGGACACTCGTGTCTTCCAGGACGGCGTCTACATCGTAGAGAAGCCCACGGCAGGAGGTGCCTAA
- a CDS encoding 30S ribosomal protein S5, with the protein MSRRNNNDGWEPRTRLGRKVQNGDITSMDQALESGLPLKEPEIVDQLLGGLDDEVLDINMVQRMTDSGRRVKFRCVCAVGNRDGYLGYAEARDDQVGGAIQKAIEVAKLNIISVDRGSGSWEDRPGGTHSLTRKAKGKAGSVTVEIIPAPMGLGLAAAETVRKILELAGVQDAWTKCDGNTRTTVNLAKATYNALQNASQSRTPQRAREKQREVSD; encoded by the coding sequence ATGAGCAGACGCAACAACAACGACGGCTGGGAGCCGCGTACGCGACTCGGCCGCAAGGTACAGAACGGTGACATCACCTCGATGGACCAGGCACTCGAATCGGGTCTTCCCCTCAAGGAGCCCGAGATCGTCGACCAGCTCCTCGGTGGACTGGACGACGAGGTGCTCGACATCAACATGGTGCAGCGCATGACCGACTCCGGTCGGCGTGTCAAGTTCCGCTGTGTCTGTGCGGTCGGGAACCGCGACGGCTATCTCGGCTACGCGGAGGCACGCGACGACCAGGTCGGTGGCGCCATCCAGAAGGCCATCGAAGTGGCGAAGCTGAACATCATCAGCGTCGACCGCGGCTCGGGCTCGTGGGAGGACCGCCCCGGCGGTACCCACTCGCTCACGCGGAAGGCGAAGGGCAAGGCCGGCTCGGTCACGGTCGAGATCATCCCCGCACCGATGGGTCTCGGCCTCGCGGCCGCAGAGACCGTCCGGAAGATCCTCGAACTCGCCGGCGTGCAGGACGCCTGGACGAAGTGTGACGGGAACACCCGGACGACGGTCAACCTCGCGAAGGCGACCTACAACGCCCTGCAGAACGCCTCGCAGTCGCGGACGCCACAGCGCGCCCGCGAGAAGCAGCGTGAGGTGAGCGACTGA
- a CDS encoding 50S ribosomal protein L19e, which yields MSNLRAQKRLAADELDVGKSRVWFDPEAQEEIADAITREDIRELIEQGTISAKDAKGNSRGRARERADKRAYGHRKGPGTRKGKKGGRKSSKDEWISRIRAQRSRLKELRDDGPLNRTQYRTLYNKASGGEFDSVDRLEAFIQNNYDIELEEK from the coding sequence ATGAGCAACCTGAGAGCGCAGAAGCGACTCGCCGCGGACGAACTCGACGTCGGCAAGAGCCGCGTCTGGTTCGACCCCGAGGCACAGGAAGAGATCGCCGACGCCATCACGCGCGAGGACATCCGCGAGCTCATCGAGCAGGGCACCATCAGTGCCAAGGACGCGAAGGGTAACTCCCGCGGCCGCGCTCGCGAGCGAGCCGACAAGCGCGCCTACGGTCACCGCAAGGGACCGGGCACCCGCAAGGGGAAGAAGGGCGGTCGGAAGAGCTCGAAAGACGAATGGATCAGCCGGATTCGCGCCCAGCGAAGCCGACTGAAGGAACTCCGCGACGACGGTCCGCTGAACCGGACGCAGTACCGCACGCTCTACAACAAGGCGAGCGGTGGCGAGTTCGACAGCGTCGACCGTCTCGAGGCGTTCATCCAGAACAACTACGATATCGAACTGGAGGAGAAGTAA
- a CDS encoding uL15m family ribosomal protein — protein sequence MTSKKRRQRGSRTHGGGTHKNRRGAGHRGGRGRAGRSKHEKHNYAPLGKYGFKRPEDAQTTVLEVTVQKLDEDAALLAADGLAEKEGDAYHIDARDVVEDGYDADAVKVLGSGQVRQELHVVADAFTAGAVELIEEAGGSAELSERAEEEADEADAEDDE from the coding sequence ATGACGAGCAAGAAACGACGCCAGCGCGGCTCGCGCACGCACGGCGGCGGTACCCACAAGAACCGGCGTGGTGCCGGACACCGTGGTGGCCGTGGCCGCGCCGGCCGCTCCAAGCACGAGAAGCACAACTACGCGCCGCTCGGCAAGTACGGCTTCAAGCGTCCCGAGGACGCCCAGACGACGGTGCTCGAAGTCACCGTCCAGAAGCTCGACGAGGACGCCGCGCTGCTCGCCGCAGACGGTCTCGCCGAGAAAGAGGGCGACGCGTACCACATCGACGCACGCGACGTCGTCGAGGACGGCTACGACGCCGACGCCGTGAAGGTGCTCGGCAGCGGGCAGGTCCGTCAGGAACTGCACGTCGTCGCCGACGCGTTCACCGCGGGCGCAGTCGAACTCATCGAAGAGGCCGGCGGTAGCGCCGAACTCTCGGAGCGTGCCGAGGAAGAGGCCGACGAGGCCGACGCCGAAGACGACGAGTAA
- a CDS encoding 50S ribosomal protein L5: MSEAEFHEMRQPRIEKVVVHMGVGEGGRTLAKAEDILEDITGQESVRTQSGRAGQDFGVRRGTPVGAKVTLRDDAAHEFLETALPITDLKTKQFDENGNFSFGVDEHTDFPSQEYDPQIGIYGLDVTVNMVRPGYRIKKRDKVTRSIPSSHRLTPEDAVAFLEQTFDVEVNE, encoded by the coding sequence ATGAGCGAGGCAGAGTTCCACGAGATGCGCCAGCCGCGCATCGAGAAGGTCGTCGTCCACATGGGCGTCGGCGAAGGTGGGCGTACCCTCGCGAAGGCAGAGGACATCCTCGAGGACATCACAGGCCAGGAGAGCGTCCGGACGCAGTCCGGCCGCGCCGGCCAAGACTTCGGTGTCCGCCGTGGGACCCCCGTCGGCGCGAAGGTCACCCTTCGTGACGACGCGGCCCACGAGTTCCTCGAGACGGCGCTCCCGATCACCGACCTGAAGACGAAGCAGTTCGACGAGAACGGCAACTTCAGCTTCGGTGTCGACGAGCACACCGACTTCCCGAGCCAAGAGTACGACCCGCAGATCGGTATCTACGGGCTGGACGTCACGGTCAACATGGTCCGCCCCGGCTACCGTATCAAGAAGCGTGACAAGGTGACGCGCTCGATCCCGTCGAGCCACCGCCTCACGCCCGAGGACGCGGTTGCGTTCCTCGAGCAGACCTTCGACGTTGAGGTGAACGAATGA
- a CDS encoding 30S ribosomal protein S14, with product MSETESEATGEHATRRTGQQNECRRCGRKQGLVGKYDINLCRQCFREVARSMGFKKYR from the coding sequence ATGAGCGAAACCGAAAGCGAAGCCACGGGCGAGCACGCGACACGCCGCACGGGCCAGCAGAACGAGTGTCGTCGATGTGGCCGTAAGCAGGGCCTCGTCGGCAAGTACGACATCAATCTCTGCCGCCAGTGCTTCCGCGAAGTCGCCCGCAGTATGGGCTTCAAGAAGTACCGATAA
- the rpmC gene encoding 50S ribosomal protein L29, which yields MAILYPDEIRDMTPAEREAEVEELETELLNTKAVQAAGGAPENPGRVKELKKTIARIKTIQQEEGDNE from the coding sequence ATGGCGATTCTCTACCCCGACGAGATCCGTGACATGACCCCCGCCGAGCGTGAGGCCGAAGTCGAGGAGCTCGAGACCGAGCTGCTCAACACGAAGGCCGTGCAGGCAGCGGGTGGCGCGCCGGAGAACCCCGGCCGAGTCAAGGAGCTCAAGAAGACCATCGCTCGGATCAAGACGATCCAGCAAGAAGAAGGCGACAACGAGTAA
- a CDS encoding 30S ribosomal protein S3, producing MADEHQFIEDGLQKSQIDEFFAEELGRAGYGGMDVAKTPMGTQIVLKAEKPGMVIGKGGKNIRKITRQLEEKFNLDDPQIDVQEVDEPDLNARIVADRLANALERGWYFRKAGHTTIDRIMDSGALGAEIVLSGKVTGARSRVEKFNRGYIKHNGEPAQEVVDEGQGVAVMKLGTIGVTVKIIPPGAELPDDFTIAEDADIEAVEQDLAEPEEGVEGLLEEPEEADVEDSETDEVSETDAEPEDVIDEEVVEEVIEETDEEPVATGDVDDDEDVEDIEEELDALDEEVEAEAADLVAEMEDDEEEEDN from the coding sequence ATGGCAGACGAACACCAATTCATCGAAGACGGACTCCAGAAGTCCCAGATCGACGAGTTCTTCGCAGAAGAGCTCGGTCGAGCGGGCTACGGCGGCATGGACGTCGCCAAGACCCCGATGGGGACACAGATCGTCCTGAAGGCCGAGAAGCCCGGGATGGTCATCGGCAAGGGCGGGAAGAACATCCGCAAGATCACGCGGCAGCTCGAGGAGAAGTTCAACCTCGACGACCCGCAGATCGACGTGCAGGAGGTCGACGAACCCGACCTGAACGCACGCATCGTCGCGGACCGACTGGCCAACGCACTCGAGCGTGGCTGGTACTTCCGGAAGGCGGGTCACACGACCATCGACCGGATCATGGACTCCGGCGCCCTCGGTGCCGAGATCGTCCTGTCCGGCAAGGTCACGGGTGCCCGCTCGCGCGTTGAGAAGTTCAACCGCGGCTACATCAAGCACAACGGCGAACCCGCCCAGGAAGTCGTCGACGAAGGCCAGGGCGTCGCCGTCATGAAGCTCGGCACCATCGGTGTCACGGTGAAGATCATCCCGCCGGGCGCGGAGCTGCCCGACGACTTCACCATCGCCGAGGACGCCGACATCGAAGCCGTCGAGCAGGACCTCGCCGAGCCCGAGGAGGGCGTCGAGGGGCTGCTCGAGGAGCCTGAGGAAGCCGACGTCGAGGACTCCGAGACCGACGAGGTCTCCGAGACCGACGCCGAGCCTGAGGACGTCATCGACGAGGAAGTCGTCGAAGAGGTCATCGAGGAGACCGACGAGGAGCCGGTCGCCACGGGTGACGTCGACGACGACGAGGACGTCGAGGACATCGAAGAGGAACTCGACGCACTGGACGAGGAGGTCGAGGCGGAAGCCGCCGACCTCGTCGCCGAGATGGAAGACGACGAAGAGGAGGAGGATAACTGA
- a CDS encoding 30S ribosomal protein S4e encodes MSNHQKRLSVPKSWPIERKESTFTVKADAGPHGEAGVPLVIILRDVLGYVDSVKEARYALNQGTVLVNGEKSVDHRRPIGMFDILAFTQREEYYRVFPGEGGRLSLTPIDADAASSRLGKVVGKRQVKGGDFQLQLHDGTNVRVEDGSEYGTNDSVVVDNESKEIVAHFTYEEGALVTAVAGGHAGNIGTLDEIVVTAGSGPNTVHVETDDGEFETVEDYVVVIDENFTGDDE; translated from the coding sequence ATGAGTAACCACCAGAAGCGACTCTCGGTTCCGAAGTCTTGGCCGATCGAGCGGAAGGAATCGACGTTCACCGTCAAAGCCGATGCCGGACCGCACGGTGAGGCTGGCGTCCCGCTAGTCATCATCCTGCGCGACGTCCTCGGCTACGTCGACTCCGTGAAGGAGGCGCGCTACGCGCTCAACCAGGGGACGGTTCTCGTCAACGGCGAGAAGTCCGTCGACCACCGTCGCCCCATCGGCATGTTCGACATCCTCGCGTTCACGCAACGCGAAGAGTACTACCGCGTCTTCCCCGGCGAGGGCGGTCGGCTCAGCCTGACCCCCATCGACGCCGACGCGGCCTCCAGCCGACTCGGCAAGGTCGTCGGCAAGCGCCAGGTCAAAGGTGGCGACTTCCAGCTGCAGCTCCACGACGGGACGAACGTCCGCGTCGAGGACGGCAGCGAATACGGCACCAACGACTCGGTCGTCGTCGACAACGAGTCCAAGGAGATCGTCGCCCACTTCACCTACGAAGAGGGCGCGCTCGTGACCGCCGTCGCCGGCGGCCACGCGGGCAACATCGGCACGCTCGACGAGATCGTCGTCACGGCCGGCAGTGGTCCGAACACGGTCCACGTCGAGACCGACGACGGCGAGTTCGAGACGGTCGAAGACTACGTCGTCGTCATCGACGAGAACTTCACGGGTGATGACGAATGA
- a CDS encoding 50S ribosomal protein L30 codes for MKAVVQIRGEVDQSAKVNDTLGMLNLHRVNHCTLVPWTDTYRGMVTKVNDWVAYGEPSVDVVETLLEKRAEPFQGKEDVDEEWLSENTDYDDFGSLAEALVDEETTLKEQGLSPVLRLHPPRGGHDGIKHPTKEGGQLGKHTSEQIDDLLEAMR; via the coding sequence ATGAAAGCAGTCGTCCAGATCCGTGGTGAGGTCGACCAGAGTGCCAAGGTGAACGACACCCTGGGTATGCTCAACCTCCACCGCGTCAACCACTGTACGCTCGTCCCGTGGACGGACACGTACCGTGGCATGGTGACGAAGGTCAACGACTGGGTCGCCTACGGCGAACCCAGCGTCGACGTCGTCGAGACGCTCCTCGAGAAGCGTGCCGAACCCTTCCAGGGTAAGGAAGACGTCGACGAGGAGTGGCTCTCGGAGAACACCGACTACGACGACTTCGGCTCGCTCGCCGAGGCACTCGTCGACGAGGAGACCACGCTGAAGGAGCAGGGTCTCTCGCCGGTGCTCCGTCTGCACCCGCCCCGTGGCGGCCACGATGGCATCAAGCATCCGACGAAGGAAGGCGGTCAGCTCGGCAAGCACACGTCCGAGCAGATCGACGACCTCCTGGAGGCGATGCGATAA
- a CDS encoding 30S ribosomal protein S17 has protein sequence MALGLNVPEPEEACSDENCPFHGTLSVRGQTLEGTVASTDMDKTVVVEREYDVRVPKYDRYMKRRSRVPAHAPPCMDLEEGDTVRIAETRPLSKTKSHVVVATLADEGDA, from the coding sequence ATGGCGTTAGGATTGAACGTACCAGAACCGGAGGAAGCCTGCTCCGACGAGAACTGCCCGTTCCACGGAACCCTTTCCGTGCGCGGTCAGACGCTCGAGGGCACCGTTGCCTCCACAGACATGGACAAAACCGTCGTTGTTGAACGCGAATACGACGTTCGCGTTCCCAAGTACGACCGCTACATGAAGCGGCGTAGTCGCGTTCCGGCCCACGCACCCCCGTGCATGGACCTCGAGGAAGGCGACACGGTTCGTATCGCAGAGACCCGACCACTGTCGAAGACGAAGTCGCACGTGGTCGTCGCAACGCTCGCTGATGAGGGTGATGCCTGA
- a CDS encoding 50S ribosomal protein L18, translated as MATGPRYKVPMRRRREVRTDYHQRLRLLKSGKPRLVARVSNKHVRAQLATPGTEGDEIHAAASSEDLAEYGWEAPTGNIPSAYLTGYLAGLRAVDAGLEEAVLDIGLNTATPGNKVFAVQEGAIDAGLEIPHNESVMADWSRNRGEHIAEYAEQLDEPLYGRDFDATELPGHFDDVLERLQEDA; from the coding sequence ATGGCAACTGGACCACGATACAAGGTGCCCATGCGGCGCCGCCGTGAGGTCCGAACGGATTACCACCAGAGGTTGCGCCTGTTGAAATCGGGCAAGCCCCGCCTTGTCGCTCGCGTGAGCAACAAGCACGTCAGGGCGCAGCTGGCCACCCCCGGAACGGAGGGTGACGAAATCCACGCCGCCGCATCCAGTGAGGACCTCGCTGAGTACGGCTGGGAAGCCCCGACGGGCAACATCCCCAGCGCGTACCTGACAGGGTATCTCGCCGGTCTGCGCGCGGTGGACGCTGGTCTCGAGGAAGCGGTCCTCGACATCGGTCTGAACACGGCGACGCCGGGCAACAAGGTGTTCGCAGTACAGGAAGGAGCAATCGACGCAGGGCTCGAAATCCCGCACAACGAGAGCGTCATGGCGGACTGGTCGCGTAACCGCGGCGAGCACATCGCCGAATACGCCGAGCAGCTCGACGAGCCGCTCTACGGTCGGGACTTCGACGCCACTGAACTGCCCGGGCACTTCGACGACGTGCTCGAGCGACTTCAGGAGGACGCATGA
- the rplX gene encoding 50S ribosomal protein L24 codes for MSKQPRKQRTQKRDAPLHKRQNQVRATLSDDLREEYGQRNVRVNAGDTVEVLRGDHAGTEGEVLKVDLKDEVIHVEDVTVEKADGEETPRPLVASNVRVTELDLEDDRREARLEEGNE; via the coding sequence ATGAGTAAACAGCCACGCAAACAGCGAACCCAGAAGCGAGACGCGCCGCTCCACAAGCGGCAGAATCAGGTTCGTGCGACGCTGTCCGACGACCTCCGCGAGGAGTACGGCCAGCGAAACGTGCGCGTCAACGCCGGAGACACCGTCGAGGTGCTCCGCGGTGACCACGCGGGTACGGAAGGTGAAGTCCTCAAGGTTGACCTCAAAGACGAGGTCATCCACGTCGAGGACGTCACCGTCGAGAAGGCAGACGGCGAGGAGACGCCTCGTCCGCTCGTCGCCTCGAACGTCCGCGTCACGGAGCTCGACCTGGAAGACGACCGCCGGGAGGCGCGTCTCGAGGAGGGTAACGAATGA
- a CDS encoding 30S ribosomal protein S8, translating into MAGNDPLSNALSGVNNAESVGHLSHTVEPASNIIGSVLEVFYDRGYVDGFEFVDDGKSGRFEVELKGAINECGVVKPRYSAGADEFEKWEKRFLPARDYGTLIVTTSHGVMSHYDAREQGIGGQVIAYVY; encoded by the coding sequence ATGGCAGGCAACGACCCACTCAGCAACGCCCTCTCCGGTGTGAACAACGCCGAGAGTGTTGGGCATCTGTCGCACACTGTTGAGCCCGCCTCGAACATCATCGGCTCCGTCCTCGAGGTCTTCTACGACCGCGGGTACGTCGACGGCTTCGAGTTCGTCGACGACGGTAAATCGGGCCGATTCGAGGTCGAACTGAAAGGCGCTATCAACGAATGTGGCGTCGTCAAGCCCCGCTACTCCGCGGGCGCAGACGAGTTCGAGAAGTGGGAGAAGCGGTTCCTCCCCGCCCGTGACTACGGGACGCTCATCGTCACGACGAGCCACGGCGTCATGAGCCACTACGACGCCCGCGAACAGGGCATCGGTGGCCAAGTCATCGCATACGTCTACTAA